A single Numenius arquata chromosome 15, bNumArq3.hap1.1, whole genome shotgun sequence DNA region contains:
- the HPS6 gene encoding BLOC-2 complex member HPS6 — MKPAGMLRQVSDFSDLSRGHWLQQLLRQGEGTSHVQSSPDGQHLLVLQKNRPPPQPQVVAFQRHGSGGAELERNWQQPQPALVGLLFLQSSGTLGSSALALVWEHGRAEVWHFMVAVGWQLLQTLELCQGARARIVSVCSQGASLVWCEERPPLDTHSDMSKCAFRFCVCTRALEVGEQGVRLGTLRIVLHNSPEYQVLTSPQHIFLVPATASFATTSKFLLIWHPKKAKLTITAPSAGFIHSKVLRSSSESDFRKLLLGSVGLLSGLAPLDIHTSAVSNSGGLLLVSTKGAVNMVEPDGTQRHVFDLEGGPLAQGSPVQLKTFGSVLACVLAGVLYLVDQNSGRLIEKKILSMKEVHFLESPGEEDSIQLLTQTGIYSFSFSRPEDSSRPEPCLVEMVFEEACRYYQRRSLSSSKLTVEKLKKGGVFQAPVALAAILQHSLCQKQKPTRGLQDTYAKLLGTMSLELQSYMSLELLKTCVVCAPESEVESYCEELVEQEVSRVLHSDMDKDNLAYLNSVFASFPKAAWKATRSCLQLQQNGDGLLVARATPEVWKKVLGGPQQEEVGQNGVVPLFELICASFLRFKPKWLPSFVELTQQYVSISWAYSSKEGPEGRVPLYKRALGVLARKNKRSEADDEMELELLLCSKRPKAVLQALHLLICLKRWQRVVEVAEKFSKLSPLLNKEIFTTLLAEFAQHRELDPYLETLWALCPAELTASDILTVVLQHLPCSQEESMPFSSEGNQLTVGLLKPLLQRVVQRPCVQDEMYSDALQSPTFPPPTPPREHRIPSKAAADDTPQPSTGRTSSPSALVQGDTV; from the coding sequence ATGAAGCCAGCCGGGATGCTGCGGCAGGTCTCCGACTTCAGTGACCTCAGCCGAGGCcactggctgcagcagctgctgcgcCAGGGAGAAGGGACCAGCCACGTCCAGTCCAGCCCCGACGGGCAGCACCTTTTGGTCCTGCAGAAGAACCggccgcccccccagccccaggtggtGGCCTTCCAGCGCCACGGCAGCGGTGGAGCCGAGCTGGAGAGGaactggcagcagccccagccagccctTGTGGGACTGCTCTTCCTGCAGAGCTCCGGGACGTTGGGCTCCTCGGCACTGGCCCTCGTGTGGGAACACGGCCGGGCCGAGGTCTGGCACTTCATGGTGGCCGtgggctggcagctgctgcagaCGCTGGAGCTCTGCCAGGGTGCCCGGGCACGAATCGTCTCTGTGTGCAGCCAGGGAGCCAGCCTGGTGTGGTGTGAGGAGAGGCCTCCCCTGGATACCCACTCGGACATGAGCAAGTGTGCCTTCAGGTTCTGTGTCTGCACCCGGGCTCTGGAGGTGGGGGAGCAAGGCGTGCGGCTGGGCACCCTAAGGATAGTCCTGCACAACAGCCCAGAGTACCAGGTCCTGACCTCCCCCCAGCACATCTTCCTGGTGCCTGCCACTGCCAGCTTTGCCACCACTTCCAAATTCCTCCTCATCTGGCATCCCAAGAAGGCAAAGCTCACCATCACAGCCCCCTCTGCAGGCTTCATCCACAGCAAAGTGTTACGCTCCAGCAGCGAGTCAGACTTCAGGAAGCTCCTGCTTGGTTCTGTGGGTCTGCTCTCAGGTTTGGCACCTCTGGACATTCACACCTCCGCTGTGTCAAACAGTGGGGGTCTGCTGCTGGTGAGCACGAAGGGTGCTGTGAACATGGTGGAGCCAGATGGAACACAGAGGCATGTCTTTGACCTGGAGGGGGGCCCCCTGGCCCAGGGAAGTCCTGTACAGCTGAAGACCTTTGGCAGCGTCCTGGCCTGCGTGCTGGCTGGGGTCCTGTACCTTGTTGACCAGAACAGCGGAAGGCTCATAGAGAAGAAAATCCTGAGCATGAAAGAGGTGCATTTCCTGGAGTCTCCGGGAGAGGAGGACAGCATCCAGCTCCTCACTCAGACTGGCATCTACAGCTTTAGCTTTTCCAGACCTGAGGACAGCAGCAGACCTGAGCCGTGCCTGGTGGAGATGGTGTTCGAGGAGGCCTGCAGGTACTACCAGAGGAGGAGCCTCAGCAGCTCCAAGCTGACGGTGGAGAAGTTGAAGAAAGGTGGTGTGTTCCAGGCTCCTGTGGCCCTCGCTGCCATACTGCAGCACAGCCTCTGCCAGAAGCAGAAGCCAACCCGAGGCCTCCAAGACACTTACGCCAAGCTGCTGGGCACAATgagcctggagctgcagagtTACATGAGCCTGGAACTCCTCAAGACCTGCGTGGTGTGTGCCCCAGAGAGCGAAGTGGAAAGCTACTGCGAGGAACTGGTAGAGCAGGAGGTCAGCCGCGTTCTGCACTCTGACATGGACAAGGACAACTTGGCCTACCTGAACTCTGTCTTTGCCTCCTTCCCCAAGGCTGCCTGGAAGGCTACGaggagctgcctgcagctgcagcagaatgGGGATGGCCTCTTGGTAGCCAGGGCCACCCCGGAGGTGTGGAAGAAGGTCCTGGGAGGGccacagcaggaggaggtgggtcAGAATGGAGTGGTCCCACTCTTTGAGCTCATCTGCGCCTCCTTCCTGAGGTTCAAACCCAAATGGCTGCCCAGTTTTGTGGAGCTGACCCAGCAGTACGTTAGCATCTCTTGGGCATACAGCAGCAAGGAGGGCCCGGAGGGCCGGGTGCCGCTGTACAAGAGAGCGCTGGGAGTACTGGCCAGGAAGAACAAGCGCAGCGAGGCAGATGATGAGATGGAGCTCGAACTACTGCTCTGCAGCAAGAGGCCTAAGGCCGTGCTGCAAGCTCTGCACCTTCTCATTTGCCTGAAGCGGTGGCAGCGGGTGGTGGAGGTGGCAGAGAAGTTCTCCAAGCTCAGCCCCTTGCTGAACAAGGAGATATTCACCACGCTGCTGGCAGAGTTTGCCCAGCACCGGGAGCTGGACCCTTATCTGGAGACGCTGTGGGCGCTGTGCCCTGCTGAGCTCACCGCCTCAGACATCCTCACCGTGGTCCTGCAGCACCTCCCTTGCTCCCAGGAGGAGTCAATGCCCTTCTCCAGCGAGGGGAACCAGCTGACTGTAGGCTTGCTGAAGCCACTGCTGCAAAGGGTTGTGCAGCGTCCCTGCGTCCAGGACGAGATGTACTCCGATGCCTTGCAGAGTCccaccttcccccctcccacccctccccgagAGCACAGGATCCCctcaaaagcagcagctgatgaCACCCCTCAGCCATCCACGGGAAGGACTTCCTCCCCCTCGGCACTGGTCCAGGGTGACACAGTGTGA